One part of the Flavobacterium johnsoniae UW101 genome encodes these proteins:
- a CDS encoding TonB-dependent receptor, producing MTKLKLFFSALMLLTIGNIFAQITTSSLSAKVNDGTSPLADAEVTLTHIPTNAVYRAVTNKQGRFSFENLNAGGPYELEIKSKDTKDYTNSQIHLALGDNDLPTIVLSKVDNTILEEVVITSSKPSSKNNGTNINEKQVNGLPLINRGIQDVTKLVPQSSNNSFAGTNFRYNNVTIDGSINNDAIGFSPSLGGQSGTSGMPGSSTRSNSISLDAIQDIQVYIAPYDIKLGNFLGGSVNAVTRSGTNTVSGSIYSYGRNASITGPNNAGDGSKMPKSFGDYQIGFRLGLPIVKDKLFFFTNMEYAERTDPIFYNAGQTDANGKLTSLVDNATADQISNFVKTNYGFDPGTYNSYNNFAMSRKFFNKLDWKINEKHSISLRNNTVVSQATNLERDAANFRFSDMDFTQKNQSISTVLELKSHFNSQWSNSFIASYSAIKDYRDPKSNNVMFPQVEIGYNGGTIFLGNDREATVFNMKQNTAEITDNLTYKTGNHTLLFGTHNEFYDINYGFVNALNGRVSYKSLADFYNKLPSRVRGTYPFDGSTRDEIFNNPYAKFKVNLYSVYVQDEIRIGNKLKVTPGVRIDYTDLPNKPKLSTQVQNSPADPNYGTTYSYTPLSQIKNNFFSTALVSPRIGFTYNVDEDKTLVLRGGSGVFTGRVPFAWLGYAYYNDGVGYGSYDKNNLTAAQVAAAGDPLSANGLNGYHDATPKVQADLIDNKFKMPAVLRNSLAIDKIIAGYKFTTEAIYTKVIRDLEFQQVNKTDNPTYFSYDTKHEMPIYAANINAAFSNAYLLSNTNKGYRYSITEMISKTYDFGVNFMVAYTYGDSKDVTNGIRNSMESNFQMNQSLTPNDPQLATSNFNIKHRIVSNVGYAVKLADNNTFSANVYFNAQSGNPFSWGFVNSTIAGTGQAAGLAYIFKDAAEAAKYIGVNNAGVPSATAAQQVADYEAFINGNDYLKSRRGTFTQRNGDTTPWNIQADLKLMDEIKVDKVGSFQISFSVANIGNLINKDWGRSYFVPNTYNSTASIGLTKSGNLGGLATGDPTYTFQKPTSAPYTIDQLASRFQGQLGVRYSF from the coding sequence ATGACAAAACTAAAACTCTTTTTTTCAGCTTTAATGCTCCTTACCATCGGGAACATTTTTGCTCAAATTACAACGTCATCTTTATCTGCTAAAGTTAATGATGGTACAAGTCCTCTTGCAGATGCTGAAGTAACCTTGACTCATATTCCTACTAACGCAGTTTATAGAGCTGTAACGAATAAGCAAGGAAGATTCAGCTTTGAAAATTTAAATGCCGGCGGACCTTACGAATTAGAAATAAAAAGTAAAGACACCAAAGATTACACTAACTCTCAGATTCATTTAGCACTTGGCGACAATGATCTGCCTACAATAGTACTAAGCAAAGTTGATAATACTATATTAGAAGAAGTTGTAATAACAAGCTCTAAACCTTCTTCTAAAAATAACGGAACCAATATCAACGAAAAACAGGTAAATGGCCTTCCGTTAATAAACAGAGGAATTCAGGACGTTACGAAATTAGTTCCTCAAAGTTCTAATAACTCTTTTGCCGGAACCAATTTTAGATACAACAACGTTACAATCGACGGTTCTATAAATAATGATGCTATTGGTTTCAGTCCATCATTAGGAGGACAGTCCGGAACATCAGGAATGCCTGGAAGCAGTACACGATCTAACTCAATAAGTTTAGATGCAATACAGGATATTCAGGTTTACATTGCTCCTTATGATATTAAATTAGGAAACTTTTTAGGAGGAAGTGTTAATGCTGTTACCCGAAGCGGAACAAATACTGTAAGCGGATCTATTTACAGCTACGGAAGAAATGCTTCTATTACAGGTCCAAACAATGCCGGAGACGGTTCTAAAATGCCAAAATCTTTTGGTGATTACCAAATTGGTTTCAGATTGGGACTTCCTATTGTAAAAGACAAATTGTTTTTCTTTACAAATATGGAATATGCTGAAAGAACAGATCCTATTTTCTACAATGCCGGACAAACTGATGCAAACGGAAAATTAACTTCATTGGTTGATAATGCTACTGCAGATCAGATTTCGAACTTTGTTAAAACGAACTATGGTTTTGATCCGGGAACTTACAATTCATACAACAATTTTGCAATGAGCCGTAAATTTTTCAACAAACTAGACTGGAAAATTAACGAAAAACACTCCATCTCATTACGAAACAATACAGTAGTTTCTCAGGCTACAAACTTAGAGCGCGATGCGGCAAACTTCCGATTCTCAGACATGGATTTTACACAGAAAAACCAGTCAATCAGTACGGTTTTAGAATTAAAGAGCCACTTTAACAGCCAATGGTCTAACTCTTTTATAGCAAGTTATTCGGCTATTAAAGATTACCGTGATCCAAAATCAAATAATGTAATGTTTCCTCAGGTAGAAATTGGTTACAACGGCGGTACTATCTTTTTAGGAAACGATCGTGAAGCTACTGTTTTCAACATGAAACAAAATACTGCTGAGATTACAGACAACCTTACTTATAAAACTGGAAATCATACTTTATTGTTTGGTACGCACAACGAATTCTACGATATTAATTACGGATTTGTAAATGCTTTAAACGGAAGGGTTTCTTATAAATCATTAGCTGATTTTTACAATAAACTGCCTTCTCGTGTTCGTGGTACTTATCCTTTTGATGGTTCTACAAGAGATGAAATCTTTAATAATCCTTATGCAAAATTCAAAGTAAATCTATACAGCGTTTATGTTCAGGATGAAATTAGAATTGGAAACAAATTAAAAGTTACTCCGGGTGTTAGAATTGATTATACTGATCTGCCTAATAAACCAAAATTAAGCACACAGGTTCAAAATTCTCCTGCTGATCCAAACTATGGCACAACTTACAGCTATACGCCATTAAGCCAGATAAAAAACAACTTTTTCAGCACTGCTTTAGTTTCTCCAAGAATTGGATTTACTTATAATGTAGACGAAGACAAAACGCTTGTTTTAAGAGGTGGATCTGGAGTTTTTACAGGCCGAGTTCCGTTTGCATGGTTAGGATATGCTTATTATAATGATGGTGTAGGTTATGGAAGTTACGACAAAAACAACCTAACTGCTGCACAGGTTGCAGCGGCTGGTGATCCTTTATCTGCAAATGGATTAAACGGATATCATGATGCAACACCAAAAGTACAAGCTGACTTAATCGACAATAAATTTAAAATGCCGGCTGTACTAAGAAATTCGCTTGCTATAGATAAAATTATTGCAGGATATAAGTTTACAACCGAAGCTATTTATACAAAAGTAATTCGTGATCTTGAATTTCAACAGGTAAATAAAACAGATAATCCAACTTATTTCTCTTACGATACAAAACACGAAATGCCAATTTATGCGGCTAATATTAATGCTGCATTTTCAAATGCTTACTTACTTTCAAATACAAACAAAGGATATAGATACAGCATTACTGAGATGATCTCAAAAACATACGATTTTGGAGTTAATTTCATGGTGGCTTATACTTACGGAGATTCAAAAGACGTAACAAACGGAATTCGTAATTCGATGGAAAGTAACTTCCAGATGAATCAGTCTTTAACTCCTAACGATCCTCAATTGGCAACTTCTAATTTTAACATCAAACACAGAATTGTTTCTAATGTAGGATATGCAGTAAAATTAGCTGATAACAATACATTCTCTGCCAATGTGTATTTTAATGCACAATCAGGAAATCCTTTTTCATGGGGATTTGTTAACTCAACAATCGCAGGAACAGGACAAGCAGCAGGATTGGCTTATATCTTTAAAGATGCAGCAGAAGCGGCTAAATATATTGGGGTAAATAATGCAGGAGTTCCATCTGCAACAGCTGCACAGCAAGTAGCAGATTACGAAGCTTTTATTAATGGAAATGATTACTTAAAAAGCCGAAGAGGAACATTTACTCAAAGAAATGGTGATACAACGCCTTGGAACATTCAGGCTGATTTGAAATTAATGGACGAAATAAAAGTTGACAAAGTAGGTTCATTCCAAATTTCATTCAGCGTGGCAAATATTGGAAACCTGATTAATAAAGATTGGGGAAGAAGTTATTTTGTTCCAAATACATACAATTCAACAGCCAGTATTGGGTTAACAAAATCTGGAAACTTAGGAGGTCTTGCAACTGGAGATCCTACTTATACTTTCCAAAAACCTACATCTGCACCTTATACTATAGATCAATTAGCTTCACGATTCCAAGGACAGCTTGGTGTGAGATACTCGTTCTAA
- a CDS encoding glycosyltransferase family 2 protein codes for MTFFNHEITIFTHIYLILILAYAILIMSSYLILAYLSGKELRGYLKKNSFIDYDVLLTSEFAPKLSLIAPAYNEGFTIEENVKSLLSLNYNQYEVIVVNDGSKDNSMEVLINTYDLVLTELAFHQQIETKKIRGLYVSRNAAFKKLIVVDKENGGKADALNAGLNIAQNPYVVCIDVDCILDKDSLLKLAKPFLESSGQRIIATGGVVRIANQCIIKNGRLIEVNVPDLLLPRIQVLEYLRAFLLGRMAWGRLDGLLLISGAFGAFDKEIALLAGGYSTKTVGEDMELVVRMRRYMLENNLPYSVRYIPDPLCWTEAPEDFKIFKKQRSRWMRGTIETLDFHKKMFLNPKYKLLGMLSIPYWTLFEFLAPGIEFIGLVITIVFFIFGLLNWHFFLLLLLFVYTFAVFFSVIALYSEEQTYHKYPKQRDFFKLLLAAFIEPFYFHPLTVYAALIGYKEKVMGTKGWGEMTRKGFTKKE; via the coding sequence ATGACTTTTTTTAATCACGAAATAACAATCTTTACCCACATATATTTAATTCTCATATTGGCTTATGCGATATTGATTATGTCGTCTTATCTCATATTGGCTTATCTTTCCGGGAAGGAATTAAGAGGCTATCTAAAAAAGAATAGTTTTATAGATTATGATGTACTTCTAACAAGTGAATTTGCTCCTAAACTTTCCTTAATTGCACCTGCTTATAACGAAGGTTTTACTATTGAAGAAAATGTAAAATCGCTGCTTTCACTAAACTATAACCAATATGAAGTAATTGTTGTTAACGATGGAAGCAAGGACAATTCTATGGAGGTTTTAATTAATACCTATGATCTTGTCCTTACAGAACTTGCTTTTCATCAGCAGATTGAAACAAAAAAAATCAGAGGACTTTATGTTTCCAGAAATGCCGCTTTTAAAAAATTAATTGTAGTTGATAAAGAAAATGGAGGTAAAGCCGATGCTTTAAATGCCGGACTTAATATTGCACAAAATCCGTATGTTGTTTGTATTGATGTTGATTGTATTCTTGATAAAGATTCACTTCTAAAACTTGCAAAACCATTTCTGGAATCCAGTGGACAACGTATTATTGCAACGGGCGGTGTGGTGAGAATTGCAAACCAATGTATTATTAAAAACGGACGTTTGATAGAAGTAAATGTACCGGATCTTTTACTGCCAAGAATTCAGGTTTTAGAATATCTAAGAGCTTTTCTTTTGGGAAGAATGGCGTGGGGCAGACTCGATGGATTATTACTAATAAGCGGTGCGTTTGGTGCATTTGATAAAGAAATAGCATTGCTTGCAGGCGGTTACAGCACCAAAACAGTAGGAGAGGATATGGAACTTGTGGTAAGAATGCGCCGTTATATGCTCGAAAATAATTTGCCTTATTCTGTGCGATACATTCCAGATCCGCTTTGCTGGACCGAAGCTCCTGAAGATTTTAAAATATTTAAAAAACAGCGCAGCCGATGGATGAGAGGAACAATTGAAACATTAGATTTTCATAAAAAAATGTTCCTGAATCCAAAATATAAATTGCTGGGAATGCTGAGTATTCCGTATTGGACTTTATTTGAATTTCTGGCTCCTGGTATTGAGTTTATCGGACTTGTAATTACTATTGTATTTTTCATATTTGGACTGCTCAATTGGCATTTTTTCCTTCTGTTATTATTGTTTGTATACACTTTTGCTGTTTTCTTTTCGGTTATTGCTTTGTACAGCGAAGAACAAACGTATCATAAATACCCAAAACAAAGAGATTTTTTCAAGCTTTTACTAGCCGCTTTTATCGAGCCTTTTTATTTTCACCCTTTAACGGTTTATGCCGCTTTAATTGGTTATAAAGAAAAAGTAATGGGAACCAAAGGCTGGGGCGAAATGACTAGAAAAGGTTTTACAAAAAAAGAATAA
- a CDS encoding YaiO family outer membrane beta-barrel protein, protein MRFIYYSIILLFISITAAGQEINIDETLANARSEAEKGSYDKALSLIDPLLKKYTENEDIKTFAGRVYSWKKEYKTAIQTLYPMTDRINPNPDALLAIINVYYWTEDFEKCISYCDRYLVTDPDNIDVLKIKVTCLEKIGRDKEALEIIEKASVNENSTQAFKGIRTLIGRKTKNAVSASYLNISTSNPGQAPMHYGYVEYAHKFSKSALVGRANIGHIENDTQALFEADYYQTFSKKDYLYVNAGVSTGETIFPVAKVGAEYYFRPQKRFDYALGARFMHFETDDVTLLTGQISYKMGTNTIAYRPYYDTGNELFSHVLSFQHTNEEKERVVRFELQYGNVPYLYLYSNFTQPLKAYRAGVQYQHRFGDSFFVRPIFLYEYEEYLPGEYRNRFNAQIIITKRF, encoded by the coding sequence ATGAGATTTATATACTATTCAATTATCCTGTTGTTTATTTCTATTACTGCGGCAGGACAGGAAATTAATATTGATGAAACTCTGGCAAATGCAAGAAGTGAAGCAGAGAAAGGCAGTTATGATAAAGCATTATCATTAATTGATCCTTTACTTAAAAAATATACTGAAAATGAAGATATAAAAACTTTTGCAGGACGTGTATACAGCTGGAAAAAAGAATATAAAACAGCAATACAAACCTTATATCCAATGACAGACAGGATTAATCCTAATCCTGATGCTTTGCTGGCGATTATAAATGTGTATTATTGGACAGAAGATTTTGAAAAATGTATTTCGTACTGCGATCGATATTTGGTAACAGATCCTGATAATATTGATGTTTTAAAAATAAAAGTGACCTGCCTAGAAAAAATCGGAAGAGACAAAGAGGCACTGGAAATTATAGAAAAAGCATCGGTTAACGAAAACAGCACTCAGGCTTTTAAAGGAATCCGAACGCTTATTGGCCGTAAGACAAAAAATGCGGTTTCGGCTTCTTATTTAAATATTTCTACATCAAATCCGGGACAGGCGCCAATGCATTACGGTTATGTCGAATATGCGCATAAGTTTAGTAAATCAGCTCTTGTGGGGCGAGCAAATATCGGGCATATAGAAAATGATACTCAGGCATTGTTTGAAGCAGATTATTATCAGACTTTTTCAAAAAAAGATTATTTGTATGTGAATGCAGGTGTTTCAACCGGCGAAACGATATTTCCTGTGGCAAAAGTTGGTGCCGAATATTATTTTAGACCTCAAAAAAGATTTGATTATGCTTTAGGAGCCAGGTTTATGCATTTTGAGACAGATGATGTAACATTGCTGACCGGACAGATTTCGTATAAAATGGGTACTAATACAATTGCGTACAGACCGTATTATGATACCGGAAACGAGTTATTCTCTCATGTTTTAAGTTTTCAGCATACTAACGAAGAAAAAGAGCGTGTAGTGAGATTTGAACTTCAATATGGAAACGTACCTTATTTATACTTGTACAGCAATTTTACACAACCGCTAAAAGCCTATAGAGCAGGGGTGCAGTATCAGCACCGTTTTGGTGATTCATTTTTTGTACGTCCAATTTTTCTGTATGAATACGAAGAATATCTGCCAGGTGAATACAGAAACAGGTTTAATGCTCAGATAATTATCACGAAACGATTTTAA
- a CDS encoding response regulator transcription factor produces the protein MRIILAEDNDILRKSLSFFLESKGFTVDQFSDGKDALEAIKNNGCDLILTDINMPGISGMEITQYVRQTLNSDIPVIILTSSGVEQTELDSFDIGANEFIAKPISPAVLLVRINKLLKTRV, from the coding sequence ATGAGAATAATTTTAGCCGAAGATAATGATATCCTGCGCAAATCATTATCCTTTTTCTTAGAGTCTAAAGGATTTACAGTTGACCAGTTTTCTGATGGTAAAGACGCACTGGAAGCTATTAAAAATAATGGCTGCGATTTAATCCTTACAGACATAAATATGCCGGGCATAAGCGGAATGGAAATTACGCAGTATGTTAGGCAGACCCTAAATTCAGATATTCCTGTAATTATACTTACTTCTTCGGGAGTTGAACAGACAGAGCTTGATTCTTTTGACATAGGTGCAAATGAATTTATAGCAAAACCTATAAGTCCGGCCGTACTTTTGGTGAGAATTAATAAATTACTAAAAACACGTGTTTAA
- a CDS encoding GAF domain-containing hybrid sensor histidine kinase/response regulator yields MKTPELPIPSNELERLAALKRYNILDTLPDNAFDDATKLVSYICGVPIAHISFIDESRQWFKSEIGIGISEVPREISFCRYTILESKMVEINDTFKNDRFKDDPNVRGGFNVRFYAGVPLTTPDGYNIGTLCAVDHVTKELNEDQRNALRIVAKHVISQLELGTKNVQLDAQKKIAERAVLAKDSFLANMSHEIRTPLNAIIGFTDLLAQTKLNAVQRDYINSVQIAGENLLLIVNDILDLSKMESGNLTIEAVPFNLKNTLKHVYNLLKIKVPKEVEFNLFLDADMPEMVIGDEGRLNQILVNLIGNALKFTHEGEVTVSVKMIEETETHYSLKFSVKDTGIGIPPKKLKTIFERFTQAEDSTTRKFGGTGLGLNIVKQLIELQNAEINVKSEQNKGSEFFFVINYKKSDNTEETIEELTGESLGKLKILLCEDNVLNQKLVKSVMQNFGFELDIAENGEEGIEFLLKNEYDLVLMDLQMPIKDGYQTTEYIRNEMNSTIPIIAMTAHSLMGEQERCYNVGMDGYVPKPFKQPVLLETIKTVLNPDYKLTRKRRVNLSFINEMACGDLGFRQDMINLFIEKIPAEEALLEEAFKNNDYLKVKNLAHNMRSSMDMFMLDDLSNCLAVIEEEARNEKFSSEAADKADIFHCGIIEVVKYLKEL; encoded by the coding sequence ATGAAAACTCCAGAATTACCAATACCATCCAACGAACTAGAACGTTTAGCCGCTTTAAAACGTTACAATATACTAGATACGCTTCCTGACAATGCTTTTGACGATGCTACCAAACTAGTTTCTTATATATGCGGCGTGCCAATAGCGCATATTTCATTTATAGACGAAAGCAGGCAGTGGTTTAAATCTGAAATTGGAATTGGAATTTCTGAAGTGCCTCGTGAAATTTCTTTCTGCCGATATACCATTTTGGAATCAAAAATGGTTGAAATAAATGATACTTTTAAAAATGACAGGTTTAAAGACGATCCTAACGTAAGGGGAGGTTTTAATGTGAGATTTTATGCTGGTGTTCCTTTAACAACACCAGACGGTTATAATATTGGTACTTTGTGCGCTGTTGACCATGTTACGAAAGAATTAAATGAAGATCAGCGAAATGCACTTAGAATTGTTGCAAAACACGTAATCAGCCAGCTTGAACTTGGAACAAAGAACGTTCAGCTAGATGCACAGAAAAAAATTGCAGAAAGAGCCGTATTGGCAAAAGATAGTTTTCTGGCCAATATGAGTCATGAAATCAGAACGCCGTTAAATGCAATTATAGGTTTTACAGATCTGCTTGCGCAGACAAAACTTAATGCTGTGCAGCGAGATTATATAAACAGTGTGCAGATAGCAGGAGAAAATCTGCTTTTGATTGTGAATGATATTTTGGATTTGTCTAAAATGGAATCGGGTAATCTGACAATTGAAGCTGTGCCTTTCAATTTAAAAAACACCTTAAAACATGTTTATAATTTACTTAAAATAAAGGTTCCTAAAGAGGTTGAATTCAATCTTTTTCTTGATGCCGATATGCCGGAAATGGTTATTGGAGATGAAGGAAGATTAAACCAGATATTAGTTAATTTAATTGGTAATGCACTTAAGTTTACTCATGAAGGAGAGGTAACCGTTTCTGTAAAAATGATTGAAGAAACAGAAACCCATTATTCGCTTAAATTCTCGGTTAAAGATACCGGAATTGGAATTCCTCCCAAAAAACTTAAAACTATTTTTGAACGATTTACTCAGGCAGAAGACAGTACAACAAGAAAATTTGGAGGAACTGGTCTTGGCCTTAATATTGTAAAGCAGTTAATCGAACTGCAGAATGCCGAAATTAATGTAAAAAGCGAGCAGAATAAAGGTTCAGAATTTTTCTTTGTTATTAATTATAAGAAATCAGATAACACCGAAGAAACAATTGAAGAATTGACAGGTGAAAGTCTGGGGAAACTTAAAATACTGCTTTGTGAAGATAATGTTTTGAACCAAAAACTGGTAAAAAGCGTTATGCAGAATTTTGGTTTTGAACTAGATATTGCAGAAAATGGCGAAGAAGGAATCGAATTTTTATTAAAAAATGAATATGATTTGGTTTTGATGGATCTTCAAATGCCAATTAAAGACGGATATCAGACTACTGAATATATTCGAAACGAAATGAACTCAACCATTCCGATTATTGCAATGACCGCGCATTCGCTTATGGGCGAACAAGAACGATGCTATAATGTAGGAATGGATGGTTATGTGCCAAAACCTTTTAAACAGCCCGTACTTTTAGAAACCATAAAAACGGTGCTGAATCCAGATTATAAGCTTACACGAAAAAGAAGGGTAAATCTGTCTTTTATCAATGAAATGGCCTGCGGTGATTTAGGTTTTAGACAGGATATGATTAATCTTTTTATCGAAAAAATTCCTGCCGAAGAAGCTTTACTCGAAGAAGCATTTAAAAATAATGATTATCTTAAAGTAAAAAATTTAGCGCATAATATGAGATCCAGCATGGATATGTTTATGCTTGATGATCTTAGTAATTGTTTAGCTGTTATTGAAGAAGAAGCCAGAAACGAAAAATTTTCTAGTGAAGCTGCAGACAAGGCAGATATCTTTCATTGCGGTATAATTGAAGTAGTTAAATATTTAAAAGAGCTATGA
- a CDS encoding bestrophin family protein has product MIIKKKNTWFKMLFEWRGSVLPQLLPRLLLLLLFSFSIVYFKPFLIEKNLHINPAVFTLFGIALAIFLGFRNNVSYDRFWEGRKLWGALLNDTRSLARQSITLVEDKEYDAKRDNFINLLTAFVYSLKHQLRHTNPDYDLDRLLPKETAEQLKNAHYKPIVLLRELGIWVKNAKAEGKIDSMAQLAFEENLNKLSDIVGGCERIASTPIPYTYSVLLHRTVYIYCFMLPFGFVETMGWITPFVIVFIAYTFVALEAIADELEDPFGLQPNDLALDAMSQMIENTLLELNNKKMLPVEKPKDYFIT; this is encoded by the coding sequence ATGATCATTAAGAAAAAAAACACGTGGTTTAAAATGCTCTTTGAATGGAGAGGTTCTGTTTTACCGCAGCTTTTACCAAGACTTTTATTACTGCTTTTATTTTCATTTTCGATCGTGTATTTCAAACCGTTTCTTATAGAAAAAAATCTACATATTAATCCGGCGGTTTTTACTTTATTCGGAATTGCGCTTGCTATTTTCCTGGGTTTTAGGAACAATGTAAGTTATGATCGTTTTTGGGAAGGAAGAAAACTTTGGGGAGCCCTGCTTAACGATACACGTTCACTTGCCCGCCAAAGCATTACGCTTGTAGAAGACAAAGAATACGACGCAAAACGTGACAATTTTATCAATCTTCTTACGGCATTTGTTTACAGTCTGAAACACCAGCTTAGACATACAAATCCCGATTATGATTTAGACCGTCTGCTTCCAAAAGAGACAGCAGAACAACTAAAAAATGCACATTACAAACCTATTGTGCTTTTGAGAGAATTGGGAATTTGGGTAAAAAATGCCAAAGCAGAAGGAAAAATTGACAGCATGGCACAATTGGCTTTTGAAGAAAATTTAAACAAACTTTCGGATATTGTGGGCGGATGCGAAAGAATTGCAAGTACTCCAATTCCTTATACTTACAGTGTTTTACTTCACCGAACAGTTTATATTTATTGTTTCATGCTTCCGTTTGGTTTTGTCGAAACAATGGGCTGGATTACACCATTTGTTATTGTATTTATTGCTTACACTTTTGTAGCGCTTGAAGCCATTGCCGACGAACTCGAAGATCCCTTCGGGTTACAGCCAAATGATCTCGCTCTTGATGCGATGTCGCAAATGATCGAGAATACACTTTTAGAATTAAACAATAAAAAAATGCTTCCTGTTGAAAAACCAAAGGACTATTTTATTACTTAA
- a CDS encoding peptidase associated/transthyretin-like domain-containing protein: protein MNVPIENVKVFDADNNITSYTNKDGYFELSYTQNYPSKLIFSAKNYKIDTLPSFGCSNSGETSNKCFRGQRIYLYPQK, encoded by the coding sequence ATGAATGTTCCAATTGAAAATGTTAAAGTGTTTGATGCTGATAACAATATCACAAGTTATACAAATAAAGATGGTTATTTTGAATTGTCATATACCCAAAATTACCCTTCCAAGCTAATTTTTAGTGCAAAAAACTATAAAATTGATACCCTTCCTTCTTTTGGATGTAGTAATTCAGGAGAGACATCAAATAAATGTTTTAGAGGACAAAGAATTTATCTTTATCCTCAGAAATAA